A single Sphingopyxis chilensis DNA region contains:
- a CDS encoding putative quinol monooxygenase, with protein sequence MILITGHVILTPEHRERMIALGAGHSARSRGEAGCLGHRCHVDVEQPDRLVFIEEWADIAAVRAHFALPASAAFVTEMRALSPQPPVIRIYAAQDITAKLMG encoded by the coding sequence ATGATCCTCATCACCGGCCACGTCATCCTCACCCCCGAGCATCGCGAGCGCATGATCGCGCTCGGTGCCGGGCATAGCGCGCGGTCGCGCGGCGAGGCGGGGTGTCTGGGGCATCGCTGCCATGTCGATGTCGAGCAGCCCGATCGTCTCGTCTTTATCGAGGAGTGGGCGGATATCGCCGCGGTGCGCGCCCATTTCGCGCTGCCCGCCTCCGCCGCCTTCGTCACCGAAATGCGCGCCCTCTCGCCGCAGCCGCCGGTGATCCGCATCTATGCTGCTCAGGATATCACCGCGAAGCTGATGGGGTGA
- a CDS encoding substrate-binding domain-containing protein — protein MLQKFALKALGIAGAATCALALSACQDQASSGGGARDYISAVGSSTVYPFATAVGEKFAEATGNKTPKIDSTGTGGGFERFCAGVGGDTADISNASRRIKKSEFDTCQKNGVQDIVEIQIGIDGIALGEASRGPGFKLTEEDVYKALAANPYGKPNTAKTWKDVNPALPAVAISVFGPPSTSGTYDAFKELILGTGCDANPEMKALKASDKDKHEATCTTLRGSPYYVEQGENDNLIISKLDKNPTSLGIFGFSYLDANKDKIKAVPIQGVSPTYAAIADGSYPGSRPLFIYIKKAHVGVVPGLAEYVAEFLKGAGEGGYLAAKGLIVSPKDVADKAAANGTGMTVLDGSELK, from the coding sequence ATGCTGCAGAAATTCGCCCTCAAGGCCCTTGGTATCGCTGGTGCCGCGACGTGCGCGCTCGCGCTTTCCGCGTGTCAGGATCAGGCGTCTTCGGGCGGCGGGGCGCGCGATTATATCAGCGCGGTCGGGTCGTCGACCGTCTATCCCTTTGCCACCGCGGTCGGCGAGAAGTTCGCCGAAGCGACGGGTAACAAGACGCCGAAGATCGACAGCACGGGCACCGGCGGCGGCTTCGAGCGTTTCTGCGCCGGCGTCGGCGGCGACACCGCGGACATTTCGAACGCCTCGCGCCGCATCAAGAAGTCGGAGTTCGACACCTGCCAAAAGAATGGCGTCCAGGACATCGTCGAAATCCAGATCGGCATCGACGGCATCGCGCTGGGCGAGGCTTCGCGCGGCCCCGGCTTCAAGCTGACCGAAGAAGATGTCTACAAGGCGCTCGCGGCGAACCCCTATGGCAAGCCGAACACCGCGAAGACGTGGAAGGACGTGAACCCCGCCCTGCCCGCGGTCGCGATTTCGGTTTTCGGCCCGCCGTCGACCAGCGGCACCTATGATGCGTTCAAGGAACTGATCCTCGGCACCGGCTGCGACGCCAATCCCGAGATGAAGGCGCTGAAGGCCAGCGACAAGGACAAGCATGAGGCGACCTGCACGACGCTGCGCGGTTCGCCCTATTATGTCGAGCAGGGCGAGAATGATAACCTCATCATCTCGAAGCTCGACAAGAACCCGACCAGCCTTGGCATTTTTGGCTTCAGCTATCTCGACGCCAACAAGGACAAGATCAAGGCGGTGCCGATCCAGGGCGTTTCGCCGACCTATGCCGCGATCGCCGACGGCAGCTACCCGGGTTCGCGCCCGCTGTTCATCTATATCAAGAAGGCGCATGTCGGCGTCGTTCCGGGGCTGGCCGAATATGTCGCCGAGTTCCTGAAGGGCGCGGGCGAAGGCGGTTATCTGGCCGCCAAGGGCCTGATCGTGTCGCCGAAGGATGTTGCCGACAAGGCGGCGGCGAACGGCACGGGCATGACCGTGCTGGACGGCAGCGAGCTGAAGTAA
- the pstC gene encoding phosphate ABC transporter permease subunit PstC, with protein MAGRQRSNLLASRAGTKLHSRPQYHGWYVALWLFAPAALFLAVWSSVSPALITNQVLTSEAAQSLPSFGFERGAILSDARSVAQGRQDAVRLPAAAPLVKPYADASHKYAWIGIAAMLALALAGGLYAFTRIKPDFRARTRVERIVMAFLLLASLVAILTTFGIVLSLLFESIRFFRLVSPAELLFGTTWAPQSGAPQPDTFGGIPLFWGTVLIGAIIAMIVAIPIGMMTAVYLTQYAAPTVRRWVKPILEILAGVPTVVYGYFAALTVAPALRNFAVMLGIPNASTESALAAGIVMGVMIIPFVSSMADDSINAVPQAMRDGSLALGATPNETIRQVLIPAALPGVMGGILLAVSRAIGETMIVVMAAGLSANMTANPFASVTTVTAQIVKLLTGDQEFDSAKTLAAFALGLVLFIVTLLLNIVALRIVKKYREAYE; from the coding sequence CTGGCCGGTCGCCAGCGGTCGAACCTGCTGGCGAGCCGCGCGGGCACCAAGCTCCATTCGCGTCCGCAATATCATGGCTGGTATGTCGCGCTGTGGCTGTTCGCGCCCGCCGCACTGTTCCTCGCCGTATGGTCGTCGGTCTCGCCCGCGCTGATCACCAACCAGGTGCTGACGAGCGAGGCGGCGCAGAGCCTGCCGAGCTTTGGCTTCGAGCGCGGCGCGATCCTGTCGGATGCCCGTTCGGTCGCGCAGGGGCGGCAGGACGCGGTGAGGCTGCCCGCCGCGGCGCCGCTGGTGAAGCCCTATGCCGACGCGAGCCACAAATATGCGTGGATCGGCATCGCCGCGATGCTGGCGCTGGCGCTGGCGGGCGGGCTTTATGCCTTTACGCGGATCAAACCCGATTTCCGGGCGCGGACGCGGGTCGAGCGGATCGTTATGGCGTTCCTGCTGCTCGCGTCGCTCGTCGCGATCCTGACGACCTTTGGCATCGTGCTCTCGCTGCTCTTTGAATCGATCCGCTTCTTCCGCCTCGTCTCGCCCGCCGAACTCTTGTTCGGAACGACATGGGCGCCGCAGAGCGGGGCGCCGCAGCCCGACACGTTCGGCGGCATCCCGCTGTTCTGGGGCACCGTCCTGATCGGGGCGATCATCGCGATGATCGTCGCGATCCCGATCGGGATGATGACCGCGGTCTACCTGACCCAATATGCCGCGCCGACGGTGCGCCGCTGGGTGAAGCCGATCCTCGAGATCCTCGCGGGGGTGCCGACCGTCGTATACGGCTATTTCGCCGCGCTGACGGTGGCGCCAGCGCTGCGCAATTTCGCGGTGATGCTGGGCATTCCCAACGCCTCGACCGAAAGCGCGCTGGCTGCGGGTATCGTGATGGGCGTTATGATCATCCCCTTCGTCTCCTCGATGGCCGACGACAGCATCAACGCGGTGCCGCAGGCGATGCGCGACGGCAGCCTCGCACTGGGCGCAACGCCGAACGAGACGATCCGCCAGGTGCTGATCCCCGCCGCGCTGCCCGGCGTGATGGGCGGCATCCTGCTCGCGGTCAGCCGCGCGATCGGCGAGACGATGATTGTGGTGATGGCGGCGGGCCTGTCCGCGAACATGACCGCCAACCCCTTCGCCAGCGTCACCACGGTGACCGCGCAGATCGTGAAATTGCTGACCGGCGATCAGGAGTTCGATAGCGCCAAGACGCTCGCCGCCTTCGCGCTCGGCCTCGTGCTGTTCATCGTCACGCTGCTGCTCAACATCGTCGCGCTGCGCATCGTCAAAAAGTATCGCGAAGCTTATGAATAG
- the pstA gene encoding phosphate ABC transporter permease PstA: MNRDTAPTDWKGAVMQKRIAGRYAAERRFKLMGLGAVLLSGAFLAFLLFVMVGNGARGFTYTHVAVPIDFKATPLTVDTSRLGDADADQVIANAGLADIVAFAADEALGDGGAELISENAWKEVRSEIKADPELLNGKTVFELPASSAVDIMAKDGARGELGARVDALERDGKLGTGIHWPFFKNADATDPAVAGIWGALKGSVLTIFIAFLIAFPTGVLAALYLEEYAPKNRWTDLIEVSINNLAAVPSIIFGLLALAVFINWFGLCQASPLVGGLTLALMTMPVIVIASRNAIKSVPPSIRDAALGVGASPVQVVFHHVLPLALPGILTGTIIGMARALGETAPLLLVGMRAFIGDVPGGICSPSTVLPMQIFLWSDEVDRGFVEKTSAAIIVLLIVLLSMNAFAIYLRNKFEKRW; the protein is encoded by the coding sequence ATGAATAGAGACACCGCCCCCACCGACTGGAAAGGCGCCGTGATGCAGAAGCGCATCGCGGGCCGCTACGCCGCCGAACGCCGCTTCAAGCTGATGGGGCTGGGCGCGGTGCTGCTCTCGGGCGCCTTCCTCGCCTTCCTGCTGTTCGTGATGGTCGGCAATGGCGCGCGCGGCTTTACCTATACGCATGTCGCGGTGCCGATCGATTTCAAGGCGACGCCGCTGACCGTCGACACGTCGCGGCTTGGCGATGCCGACGCCGATCAGGTGATCGCGAATGCGGGGCTGGCCGACATCGTCGCCTTTGCCGCCGACGAGGCGCTGGGCGACGGCGGGGCCGAGCTGATTTCGGAGAATGCGTGGAAGGAAGTGCGCAGCGAGATCAAGGCCGACCCCGAACTCCTGAACGGCAAGACGGTGTTCGAACTGCCGGCGTCTTCGGCGGTCGACATCATGGCGAAAGACGGCGCGCGCGGCGAACTGGGCGCGCGGGTCGATGCGCTGGAGCGTGACGGCAAGCTGGGGACCGGCATCCACTGGCCCTTCTTCAAGAACGCCGACGCGACCGATCCGGCGGTCGCGGGCATCTGGGGGGCGCTCAAGGGGTCGGTGCTGACGATCTTCATCGCCTTCCTGATTGCCTTTCCCACGGGGGTGCTCGCGGCGCTGTATCTCGAAGAATATGCGCCGAAGAACCGCTGGACCGACCTGATCGAGGTGTCGATCAACAATCTGGCCGCGGTGCCCTCGATCATCTTCGGCCTGCTCGCGCTCGCGGTGTTCATCAACTGGTTCGGGCTTTGCCAGGCGAGCCCGCTCGTCGGCGGGCTGACGCTCGCGCTGATGACGATGCCGGTGATCGTGATCGCCAGCCGCAACGCGATCAAGTCGGTGCCGCCGTCGATCCGCGATGCGGCGCTGGGCGTCGGCGCAAGTCCCGTGCAGGTGGTGTTCCACCATGTCCTGCCGCTCGCCCTGCCCGGCATCCTGACCGGCACGATCATCGGCATGGCGCGCGCGCTGGGCGAGACCGCGCCGCTGCTCCTCGTCGGGATGCGCGCCTTTATCGGCGACGTTCCGGGCGGCATCTGCTCGCCCTCGACCGTGCTGCCGATGCAGATCTTCCTCTGGTCGGACGAAGTCGACCGGGGCTTTGTCGAGAAAACCTCCGCCGCGATCATCGTGCTGCTTATCGTGCTGCTGTCGATGAACGCCTTTGCGATCTATCTTCGCAACAAATTCGAAAAACGCTGGTGA
- the pstB gene encoding phosphate ABC transporter ATP-binding protein PstB, whose translation MTQEDLTITDPKMKAHGVNVFYGEKQAINDVSIDVGTDLVTAFIGPSGCGKSTFLRSLNRMNDTVASAKVTGRIELDGEDIYAPSMDVVQLRARVGMVFQKPNPFPKSIYDNVGYGPRIHGLAPSKADLDVIVERALVRAGLWDEVKDRLQESGTALSGGQQQRLCIARAIAVDPEVILMDEPCSALDPIATAKIEELIHELRGKYAIVIVTHNMQQAARVSQRTAFFHLGTLVEYGKTTDIFTNPKQERTKDYITGRYG comes from the coding sequence ATGACCCAAGAAGACCTGACCATTACCGACCCGAAGATGAAGGCGCACGGCGTCAACGTCTTCTATGGCGAGAAACAGGCGATCAACGACGTGTCGATCGACGTCGGCACCGACCTCGTCACCGCGTTCATCGGCCCCTCGGGCTGCGGCAAGTCGACCTTCCTGCGGTCGCTGAACCGCATGAACGACACGGTTGCGAGCGCGAAGGTGACCGGCCGGATCGAACTCGACGGCGAGGATATCTATGCGCCGTCGATGGACGTCGTCCAGCTGCGCGCGCGCGTCGGCATGGTGTTCCAGAAACCGAACCCCTTCCCCAAGTCGATCTATGACAATGTCGGTTACGGCCCGCGCATCCATGGCCTTGCGCCGTCGAAAGCCGACCTCGATGTCATCGTCGAACGCGCGCTGGTGCGCGCCGGCCTGTGGGACGAGGTCAAGGATCGCCTCCAGGAAAGCGGCACCGCCTTGTCGGGCGGCCAGCAGCAGCGCCTGTGCATCGCGCGCGCGATCGCGGTCGATCCCGAAGTCATCCTGATGGACGAGCCCTGCTCGGCGCTCGACCCGATCGCGACGGCAAAGATCGAGGAGCTGATCCACGAACTGCGCGGCAAATATGCTATCGTGATCGTGACGCACAACATGCAACAGGCGGCCCGCGTGTCGCAGCGCACCGCCTTTTTCCACCTCGGGACGTTGGTCGAATATGGCAAGACCACCGACATCTTCACCAACCCGAAGCAAGAACGCACCAAGGACTATATCACCGGCCGTTACGGTTGA
- the phoU gene encoding phosphate signaling complex protein PhoU, which translates to MALTNDHTVKAFDEDLNRLRGLISEMGGRAEQALLQAMAALHKGDLDLAAQVVRDDKKIDALEAEVEQLAVQTIALRAPMADDLREMIAALKIVSVVERIGDYGKNIAKRVALMDQTRAIEAIPLLMSMSNIVAELIHDALDSFAARDAELAIRVTVRDKNVDDFYNSIFRTLVTFMMENPKYISESAHLLFVAKNLERMGDHATNIAEMVYYVVTGERMEERERGEQPEDGAAEQEQG; encoded by the coding sequence ATGGCACTAACGAACGATCATACGGTCAAAGCCTTCGACGAAGACCTCAACCGCCTGCGCGGGCTGATCAGCGAAATGGGCGGCCGTGCCGAACAGGCGCTGCTGCAGGCGATGGCGGCGCTCCACAAGGGCGACCTCGACCTCGCTGCCCAGGTGGTGCGCGACGACAAGAAGATCGACGCGCTGGAGGCCGAGGTCGAACAGCTGGCGGTGCAGACGATCGCGCTGCGCGCGCCGATGGCCGATGACCTGCGCGAAATGATCGCGGCACTGAAAATCGTGTCGGTGGTCGAACGGATCGGCGACTATGGCAAGAACATTGCCAAGCGCGTCGCGCTGATGGACCAGACGCGGGCGATCGAGGCGATCCCGCTGCTGATGTCGATGTCGAACATCGTCGCCGAACTGATCCATGATGCGCTCGACAGCTTCGCCGCGCGCGATGCCGAACTGGCGATCCGCGTCACCGTCCGCGACAAGAATGTCGACGATTTCTACAACAGCATCTTTCGCACGCTCGTCACCTTCATGATGGAAAATCCGAAATATATTTCGGAAAGCGCGCACCTGCTGTTCGTCGCCAAGAACCTCGAGCGCATGGGCGACCATGCGACGAACATCGCCGAGATGGTCTATTATGTCGTGACCGGCGAGCGGATGGAGGAACGCGAGCGCGGCGAACAGCCCGAAGATGGCGCCGCGGAGCAGGAGCAAGGCTGA
- the phoB gene encoding phosphate regulon transcriptional regulator PhoB — MPQPDLLLIEDDEAIAELIVWHFAREGFSVRQTPDGEQALVLVEERVPDIVLLDWMIESLPGIEVCRRLRRNPKSANVPIIMLTARGEEEDRIRGLETGADDYVTKPFSPRELVARVSAVLRRLRPALAGEMLTYADIELDSVAHKVVRAGQIVAMGPTEFRLLRHFMEHPGRVFSRGQLLDSVWGQDSDIELRTVDVHIRRLRKAINLPGTSDIIRTVRSAGYALDAGKSV; from the coding sequence ATGCCGCAGCCCGACCTGCTGCTCATCGAGGATGACGAGGCAATCGCCGAGCTCATCGTCTGGCATTTCGCACGCGAAGGTTTTTCGGTCCGGCAGACGCCCGACGGCGAACAGGCGCTCGTCCTGGTCGAGGAACGCGTGCCCGACATCGTCTTGCTCGACTGGATGATCGAAAGCCTGCCCGGCATCGAGGTTTGCCGGCGCCTGCGCCGCAACCCGAAATCGGCGAACGTCCCGATCATCATGCTCACCGCGCGCGGCGAGGAAGAGGATCGCATTCGCGGGCTCGAGACCGGCGCCGACGATTATGTCACCAAGCCGTTCAGCCCGCGCGAACTGGTCGCACGCGTGTCGGCGGTGCTCCGCCGCCTGCGCCCCGCGCTCGCGGGCGAGATGCTGACCTATGCTGACATCGAACTCGACTCGGTCGCACACAAGGTGGTGCGCGCGGGGCAGATCGTCGCGATGGGGCCGACCGAGTTCCGCCTGCTGCGTCATTTCATGGAGCATCCGGGCCGCGTCTTTTCGCGCGGGCAATTGCTCGACAGCGTGTGGGGGCAGGACAGCGACATCGAACTGCGCACGGTCGACGTCCATATCCGGCGTTTGCGCAAGGCGATCAACCTGCCGGGCACCAGCGACATCATCCGTACCGTGCGCTCGGCGGGTTACGCGCTGGATGCGGGGAAGAGCGTTTAA
- a CDS encoding OprO/OprP family phosphate-selective porin codes for MRHALVAALLATSMFSLPATAHAQAMSAEEAAALRAELAALRAKVETLETRLDQTSPPPVATSAPAPASTPAPQASATQIKWKGAPEIKTADGWSFKPRGRVQVDAVHVGAPGAIADPALGFSSELRRIRMGFGGTIPGGFGYKVEADFAESDVVLLDAFMTYQDGPLKLTVGQHNTFQGLEELSSSNDTSFIERAAFTDAFNFIRRAGVSAEYSTGALLLQGGVFTDNFTALDSGNDGYSFDGRIVYAPKAGKTQLHFGGSAHWRKLGDTVPTVRYRQRPLVHSADIRFIATPNMDAEAETGFGAEAAFIRGRLHGAAEAFWQSVDRPGLADPQFFGGSVEAGLFLTDDTRAYKDGMFKEIHVKNPVSDGGMGAWQINLRYDHLDLNDAGIVGGQQDGYMASLIWTPIDYVRFMVNYARLQYHDAVIPAGGDRDYGVDSVGARAQIVF; via the coding sequence ATGCGCCACGCCCTTGTCGCCGCCCTGTTGGCGACGTCGATGTTCAGCCTGCCGGCGACGGCGCATGCCCAGGCGATGAGCGCCGAGGAGGCGGCCGCGTTGCGCGCCGAGCTGGCGGCGCTTCGCGCCAAGGTCGAAACGCTCGAAACGCGCCTCGACCAGACATCGCCTCCGCCCGTCGCGACATCGGCTCCGGCACCGGCTTCGACGCCCGCCCCCCAAGCTTCGGCGACGCAGATCAAATGGAAGGGCGCGCCCGAGATCAAGACCGCCGACGGCTGGAGCTTCAAGCCGCGCGGGCGGGTCCAGGTCGATGCCGTGCACGTCGGCGCACCGGGCGCGATCGCCGACCCCGCGCTCGGCTTTTCTAGCGAATTGCGCCGCATCCGCATGGGCTTCGGCGGGACGATCCCCGGCGGCTTCGGTTATAAGGTCGAGGCCGATTTCGCCGAAAGCGATGTCGTGCTGCTCGACGCGTTCATGACTTATCAGGACGGGCCGCTGAAGCTGACCGTGGGGCAGCACAACACCTTCCAGGGGCTCGAGGAATTGTCGAGCAGCAACGACACCAGCTTCATCGAGCGCGCCGCCTTTACCGACGCCTTCAACTTCATCCGGCGTGCGGGTGTTTCGGCCGAATATTCGACCGGCGCGCTGCTGTTGCAGGGCGGCGTCTTCACCGACAATTTCACCGCGCTCGATAGCGGGAACGACGGGTATAGCTTTGACGGCCGCATCGTCTACGCGCCCAAGGCGGGCAAGACCCAGCTGCACTTCGGCGGCTCGGCGCACTGGCGCAAGCTCGGCGATACCGTGCCCACGGTGCGTTACCGCCAGCGGCCGCTGGTCCACAGCGCCGACATTCGCTTCATCGCTACCCCCAATATGGACGCCGAGGCGGAAACCGGCTTCGGCGCCGAGGCGGCGTTCATCCGCGGGCGCCTGCACGGCGCGGCGGAAGCCTTCTGGCAGTCGGTCGATCGTCCGGGCCTGGCAGATCCGCAATTCTTCGGCGGTTCGGTGGAGGCCGGGCTGTTCCTGACCGACGACACGCGCGCCTACAAGGACGGCATGTTCAAGGAAATCCACGTCAAGAACCCGGTCAGCGACGGCGGGATGGGTGCGTGGCAGATCAACCTGCGCTACGACCATCTCGACCTCAACGACGCGGGTATCGTCGGCGGGCAGCAGGACGGCTATATGGCGTCGCTGATCTGGACGCCGATCGATTATGTGCGTTTCATGGTCAATTATGCACGGCTGCAATATCACGATGCGGTCATCCCCGCCGGCGGCGACCGCGATTATGGCGTCGACAGCGTCGGCGCGCGCGCGCAGATCGTGTTCTGA